Sequence from the Clostridium saccharobutylicum DSM 13864 genome:
TTCTCTTAAATTTATTTGATTTTATATAACCCTTAATAAAATTTATTAAACTCTCTCTTAATGGATAATTTGTAGCAGCATGTATTTCTTTTCCCATTAAATATTTTCTTCTTTTAGAGTAGCTTACTTTATTAGAAGCATCATCCCAAACGTCTCCTAAAAGTACAGTATTATTACTAATATTCTGTATCCTTTTTCTTATCAATTCTATAAATTCATCTGGGAGTTCATCTATAACATTTAACTTCCAGCCGCTAGCTCCAAGTTCCATCCACTTTTGTATAACAGAATTTTCACTACTTATAATATAATCTATATACTCTTCATTCATTACATTTACATTAGGTCTTTCTTCTATCCCCCACCATGATTCATACTGACATGGATACCTAGAAAATTTATACCAATCATGATATTTAGAATTAGGTGATTGATATGCACCAATGCTATTGTAATTGCCAAGTTTATTAAAATATTTACTATCAGAACTAGTATAACTAAATACAACATCTAAAATTATCTTTATGCCTTTACTTTCTGCTATTTTACATAATTCTTGAAACTCATCCTCTGTGCCAAACATCTCATCTATAACTTTAAAATCTCCTGCATCATATTTATGACAGCTAGAGGATTTAAATATAGGACTTAATTGTATTATGCTTATTCCTAGAGATTGTATATACTCTAGTTTTTTTATTATGCCTTTTAAATTTCCACCATAAAAATCCCATCTTATAATTCTCCCTGTCATATCTTTTATATACATAGGAGTATCAGACCATCTTCCATATATGAAGGAATTTTTCTTTGGAGAATTTACACTCTTATCATCATTTCCATTATAGAATCTATCTACAAATACTTGGTATATTACTCCTTCTTTATACCACTCAGGTATATTCGATCTTTCATATATTGTTATTTGATACGGAACAGGATTATAGT
This genomic interval carries:
- a CDS encoding glycoside hydrolase family 13 protein, coding for MNGIQVVHDSQNLKFRKPFGAVEVGQKVKLSINIDKELIVAIELIQFDGTRLNIGMEKEYLNNGEFKYSVEIDTSDAWGMLEYYFILIDGYDRLYYGNNDERLGGIGQIYNYNPVPYQITIYERSNIPEWYKEGVIYQVFVDRFYNGNDDKSVNSPKKNSFIYGRWSDTPMYIKDMTGRIIRWDFYGGNLKGIIKKLEYIQSLGISIIQLSPIFKSSSCHKYDAGDFKVIDEMFGTEDEFQELCKIAESKGIKIILDVVFSYTSSDSKYFNKLGNYNSIGAYQSPNSKYHDWYKFSRYPCQYESWWGIEERPNVNVMNEEYIDYIISSENSVIQKWMELGASGWKLNVIDELPDEFIELIRKRIQNISNNTVLLGDVWDDASNKVSYSKRRKYLMGKEIHAATNYPLRESLINFIKGYIKSNKFKRKIMSLYENYPREIFYGNINIIGTGETERILTVLDGNLVLLKLMVVIQFALPGVPLLYYGDEAGLKGGKEPNNRKSFPWGNENEELVEFYRRIIDIRNKENSLKKGDLTIFETQLDVFAFERNYENEKVIVLVNVSNKSKVFNDINLNGTYINLFNPIEKYKFIGSNSVITIFPNDFKILRKV